The following coding sequences lie in one Miscanthus floridulus cultivar M001 chromosome 9, ASM1932011v1, whole genome shotgun sequence genomic window:
- the LOC136480027 gene encoding uncharacterized protein yields MVGSTDRDVLDEVEIRQLLIDHIGHRCCWGSHPARTWKITSIEDCNVYVGTLETFIEERHIITKKEPYESGNIDGREKGPLLGLWELDLRSKFPALFVPEEEVMVKIPHSDIIEKCSDCEGRGEKPCPTCNAGQEHGFYKANQMTRCGACHGRGLLAHQDGSDTMLVVLLPLLQIRFCDGSILVGGVA; encoded by the exons ATGGTTGGATCTACTGATAGGGATGTACTGGATGAGGTGGAGATCCGACAGCTGCTCATTGACCATATTGGACATCGATGCTGTTGGGGAAGTCACCCTGCCCGCACATGGAAAATTACCTCCATTGAGGACTGCAATGTCTATGTTGGCACCTTGGAAACCTTCATCGAGGAAAGGCACATTATTACAAAAAAGGAACCCTATGAAAGTGGGAATATAGATGGAAGAGAAAAAGGTCCTTTGCTTGGATTGTGGGAACTAGATTTGAGGTCTAAGTTTCCTGCACTTTTTGTTCCAGAGGAAGAAGTGATGGTCAAGATTCCACATTCAGATATTATTGAAAAATGCTCAG ATTGCGAGGGTCGTGGAGAGAAACCATGCCCTACATGCAATGCTGGTCAGGAGCACGGGTTTTATAAAGCAAATCAGATGACCCGGTGTGGTGCATGTCATGGCCGAGGTTTACTTGCTCACCAAGATGGATCTGATACAATGTTAGTTGTTCTGCTTCCTTTGCTACAGATACGGTTTTGTGATGGGTCTATATTGGTAGGAGGTGTTGCGTAG